One genomic region from Athalia rosae chromosome 3, iyAthRosa1.1, whole genome shotgun sequence encodes:
- the LOC105689986 gene encoding guanine nucleotide-binding protein subunit alpha homolog: MAGTLAWSCTCCLRLKFTPEEIEQRYKSQEIDQKLEKERQEKRREVKLLLLGAGESGKSTFLKQMRIIHGVKFEPELIKEYQQVIYQNIIKGMKVLVDARDKLNIAWENPKNYDIGYQLLKFENHMILDTRLFLHYVPSLQSLWKDASIKQAFDRRREFQLSDSVQYFLDNLERIARTDYVPTQQDILHCRKATKGISEFVITINNQAFLFVDVGGQRSQRQKWYQCFDCVTSIIFLVSSSEFDQVLLEDRRTNRLEESKNIFDTIVNNSIFGQVSIILFLNKTDLLAKKVQSLDTDVRWYFPQFTGDSHSMKDVQKFILDMFTSVKRDHRKALFHHFTTAVDTENIKVVFNAVKDTILIRNLQSLMLQ, encoded by the exons ATGGCAGGAACGCTAGCATGGTCATGTACCTGTTGCTTGCGGTTGAAATTCACCCCAGAAGAAATTGAACAGAGGTATAAAAGCCAAGAGATTGATCAAAAGCTTGAAAAGGAAAGGCAAGAGAAACGACGAGAGGTGAAACTACTCTTACTTGGAGCGGGAGAAAGTGGGAAATCAACGTTTCTTAAGCAAATGAGGATAATTCATGGAGTTAAATTTGAACCTGAACTTATTAAGGAATATCAACAAGTTATTTACCAGAACATCATCAAGGGTATGAAGGTGCTTGTGGATGCTCGTGATAAACTTAACATTGCTTGGGAAAACCCTAAGAATTATGACATTGGCTACCAGCTCCTTAAATTCGAAAATCACATGATTCTGGATACAAGATTGTTTCTTCACTATGTTCCATCCCTCCAAAGCCTGTGGAAAGATGCATCTATTAAACAGGCCTTTGATCGCCGAAGAGAATTTCAATTG AGTGATTCAGTGCAATACTTCCTCGACAATTTGGAAAGGATTGCTCGAACG GATTATGTGCCAACCCAACAAGATATTTTGCACTGTAGAAAGGCTACTAAAGGAATTTCTGAATTCGTCATCACAATCAATAATCAagcatttttattcgtcgacgTCGGTGGACAACGATCACAGCGACAAAAATGGTACCAATGTTTCGATTGTGTTACATCAATCATCTTTCTTGTATCCTCCTCAGAATTTGACCAAGTATTATTAGAAGACAG ACGGACAAACAGACTAGAGGAGTCGAAGAACATTTTTGATACAATTGTGAACAATTCCATCTTTGGACAAGTATCAATAATACTGTTTTTAAATAAAACGGATTTACTTGCCAAAAAAGTGCAGTCATTGGATACGGACGTGCGTTGGTATTTTCCACAATTTACGGGAGATTCACATTCCATGAAGGACGTACAGAAATTCATCTTAGACATGTTTACATCCGTCAAAAGAGATCACAGAAAGGCTCTCTTTCATCATTTCACCACTGCCGTTGATACGGAAAACATTAAAGTTGTCTTCAATGCTGTCAAGGACACAATACTGATCCGAAATTTACAGTCGTTAATGCTGCAGTAA